The following coding sequences lie in one Silurus meridionalis isolate SWU-2019-XX chromosome 19, ASM1480568v1, whole genome shotgun sequence genomic window:
- the inavab gene encoding innate immunity activator b encodes MNAGDMEAKEEISDTDSGIILHSGLDSPIIVAKDASTHTRAVKLKRQSLQDRLELCILELKKLCIREAELTGYLCSDFPLLPGEKPPQIHKRIGAAFKLDEQSILHKIKDSELCSLEAKLALQQQIYIAANRLCHEEHLSKAVKKSRVQQCKHEEQKLKELQDSIFRLRLEHSHSSPRSSIIIQKYHGTLDNSSLSDSAVLDEELTSQSSQASSESPSITELHFVAPGPSHICPHPSVPPLYPSEPRSSPHQPPLENLHSCHSPLLEYDPAPIQNSPWKESSLDQPYQKVKKSSIVSSSPAVMPTLPPLEACLEEIDQKLQIPKHTALSRTQSSSTPSTPEMHLRRVLSIRVPSSDPPNNEERDRGRSRGARRRLTDVILTSPEYSSVMSMGNPLHYSSSEDSCSEHSLATSYNSSPCQELLAEPDQLCQAQHRYQYSNHISMPYITHSYYNSTTQLSPRLYRGYVDEGTGHDMDLSRIYIRRHPSPCTSGHYEYRYEGAPLYQQGGRRIPHNLKLSRAPSLKEYPQHPSRTLPRQVVSHELKSWHQRCQLRPRSLDRQGAVRSRNMPLHESPLSHQHDFFDQVPKRTVDRTPVNRYKEEDQEIVSQV; translated from the exons ATGAATGCAGGTG atatGGAAGCCAAAGAGGAGATCAGTGACACAGACAGTGGGATTATTCTGCATTCTG GACTGGATAGTCCTATTATTGTGGCCAAGGATGCAAGTACACACACACGGGCTGTGAAGCTTAAACGGCAGTCATTGCAGGATAGGCTTGAGCTGTGTATACTGGAACTGAAGAAACTCTGTATTAGAGAGGCT GAGCTCACTGGATATTTGTGTTCTGACTTCCCTCTGTTGCCTGGAGAGAAACctccacaaatacacaagcGCATTGGAGCTGCTTTTAAATTGGATGAGCAAAGCATTCTGCACAAAATCAAG GACTCAGAACTATGCTCACTGGAGGCTAAGCTGGCCCTTCAGCAACAGATCTACATAGCAGCGAATAGGTTGTGCCATGAAGAACACCTGAGCAAGGCAGTAAAGAAAAGCAGAGTACAGCAGTGCAAGCATGAGGAGCAGAAACTAAAGGAGCTCCAAGATTCTATATTCCGATTACGCCTTGAACACAGCCACTCCTCACCACGATCTAGTATAATCATACAAAAAT ATCATGGCACTTTGGATAATAGTTCATTGTCAGACTCTGCAGTGTTGGATGAAG AGCTGACAAGCCAGTCATCCCAGGCTTCCTCAGAGTCCCCTTCCATTACAGAGCTTCATTTTGTGGCACCAGGCCCTTCCCATATTTGTCCACATCCCTCTGTTCCACCACTTTATCCCTCTGAGCCAAGATCCAGCCCCCATCAACCACCTCTTGAGAATTTGCACTCCTGTCACAGCCCCTTGCTGGAGTATGACCCTGCTCCTATCCAGAATTCACCTTGGAAAGAGTCTAGCCTTGATCAGCCTTACCAGAAAGTGAAGAAATCCAGTATCGTTAGCTCCAG TCCTGCAGTTATGCCTACACTGCCCCCATTGGAAGCTTGTTTAGAAGAGATCGACCAGAAACTGCAGATACCCAAACATACAGCACTGAGCCGCACACAGTCCAGCAGTACTCCCTCTACTCCAGAGATGCATCTACGAAGAGTACTATCCATCAG AGTTCCCAGTAGTGATCCACCAAATAATGAAGAGCGAGACAGAGGGCGGTCACGCGGTGCCAGAAGACGACTGACGGATGTTATTCTGACATCACCGGAGTACTCCTCTGTAATGTCTATGGGAAACCCATTACATTACTCCAGCTCAGAGGATAGTTGCTCTGAGCACTCGTTAGCTACTTCCTACAATAGCTCACCATGCCAGGAGCTTTTAGCTGAGCCAGACCAGCTATGCCAAGCACAGCACAGATACCAATACTCTAATCACATCTCAATGCCATACATAACTCACAGCTACTACAATTCTACGACCCAACTTTCCCCCAGACTCTACAGAGGCTATGTAGATGAAGGAACAGGCCATGATATGGACTTGAGTAGAATATATATCAGGCGTCACCCTTCTCCTTGTACAAGTGGTCACTACGAGTACCGGTACGAAGGGGCACCACTATACCAGCAAGGGGGAAGACGGATTCCCCACAATCTGAAGCTATCCCGTGCCCCCTCACTCAAAGAGTACCCTCAGCACCCAAGCAGAACTCTCCCACGACAGGTGGTTTCACATGAGCTGAAGTCATGGCATCAGCGCTGCCAGTTGCGGCCACGGTCTCTAGACAGACAGGGAGCAGTGCGTAGTCGGAACATGCCCTTACATGAGTCACCACTCTCTCATCAACATGACTTCTTTGATCAG